The following proteins come from a genomic window of Nitrospira sp.:
- a CDS encoding Glucose-6-phosphate 1-dehydrogenase, translating into MRQETVEPHLFIILGATGDLTRRKLLPALFHLRTYGELEKQNTLIIGAALPEMSADAFRLWAYEGLCNSGARHAPDLRQWCEHHLYYQTLREGTLEDYQALATCISRMEVARNLPPNRIFYLALPPTIVPETLELLDQTGLLKSHGWVRVVFEKPFGHDFHSARALNTLLHRYLDESQIYRIDHYLGKETVQNLLAFRFANPIFESLWNRDTVESVEITVAEDLGVEHRGAYYQEAGALRDMVQNHLTQLLTVVGMEVPTSFEASEIRAEKLKVLRSISPILPQDVIFGQYTAWDVAGQRIAGYLEERGVSPDSTTETYVALKLEIHNWRWRGVPFYLRTGKRLPRKITQVAVTFRAAPTQIFRSLESGSLNPNKLLITLQPSEGFSLCFSVKTPGRPFKFTDRALRFDYGQTFGELPEAYETLLRDVMIGDQTLFVTADFTETAWRLYDPLLANPRPVHFYTAGSWGPQEADALVERDGRTWQLGW; encoded by the coding sequence ATGAGACAGGAAACGGTTGAGCCACATCTGTTTATTATTCTGGGGGCGACAGGAGATTTGACGCGTCGGAAACTGCTGCCGGCATTGTTTCACTTGCGCACCTACGGTGAGTTGGAAAAGCAGAATACGCTCATCATCGGGGCCGCATTGCCCGAAATGAGCGCGGACGCGTTTCGCTTGTGGGCTTATGAGGGACTGTGCAATTCAGGCGCTCGTCACGCTCCTGATCTCCGGCAATGGTGCGAACATCATCTCTACTATCAGACCTTGCGGGAAGGTACATTGGAGGACTACCAAGCGCTCGCCACGTGTATTAGCCGCATGGAAGTGGCCAGGAATCTGCCCCCAAATCGGATTTTCTACCTGGCGCTCCCGCCGACGATTGTGCCGGAAACCTTGGAATTACTCGATCAAACCGGCTTATTGAAAAGTCATGGATGGGTGCGCGTGGTCTTTGAAAAACCCTTCGGTCATGATTTTCATTCCGCCCGCGCACTCAATACCCTTTTACACCGCTATCTCGACGAATCGCAGATTTACCGCATCGATCATTATCTCGGTAAAGAGACCGTGCAGAATCTCTTGGCCTTTCGCTTCGCGAACCCCATTTTTGAGTCGCTGTGGAATCGCGATACGGTGGAAAGCGTGGAAATCACGGTGGCTGAAGATCTCGGCGTGGAACATCGAGGAGCCTACTATCAAGAAGCCGGTGCCTTGCGTGACATGGTGCAGAACCATTTGACGCAGCTGCTGACCGTCGTCGGTATGGAAGTGCCGACTTCCTTCGAAGCGTCCGAGATCCGGGCTGAAAAACTGAAAGTGCTTCGCTCTATTTCCCCGATTCTCCCGCAGGACGTCATCTTCGGCCAATATACGGCGTGGGATGTCGCCGGCCAGCGGATTGCCGGCTATCTGGAAGAACGAGGTGTCTCTCCGGACTCGACCACCGAGACGTATGTGGCGCTGAAGTTGGAGATCCACAATTGGCGCTGGAGGGGAGTGCCGTTTTACTTACGAACCGGGAAACGACTTCCGCGCAAGATCACGCAAGTGGCGGTCACCTTTCGTGCGGCGCCCACTCAAATCTTTCGATCGTTGGAGTCGGGCAGCCTGAACCCCAACAAGTTGCTGATCACCTTGCAGCCGAGTGAAGGTTTCTCGCTCTGCTTCTCCGTGAAAACCCCCGGGCGGCCGTTCAAGTTTACCGATCGGGCGCTGCGATTCGACTATGGTCAGACCTTCGGCGAGTTGCCGGAAGCCTATGAAACGCTGTTGCGCGACGTCATGATCGGCGATCAGACGCTGTTCGTCACCGCGGACTTTACGGAAACGGCCTGGCGACTCTATGACCCGCTTTTGGCCAATCCCCGACCAGTGCATTTCTACACGGCCGGCTCGTGGGGTCCACAGGAAGCGGACGCGCTTGTGGAACGCGACGGTCGGACCTGGCAATTGGGTTGGTAG
- a CDS encoding putative MFS transporter — protein sequence MPTDSDAPISTNIPQRMDRLPWARWHWLVVGALGITWLLDGLEVSIVASLGPTLTHPDALHLTQSEVGLTASAYLAGSVLGALLFSYLTDRQGRKKWFMITLALYLTATVLTAFSWDLMSFMFFRFLTGAGIGGEYAAINSAIDELIPARNRGHTDLAINGTWWLGSAAGALMTLLLLNPAIFPESIGWRLCFVLGALLGVAIIIVRRVIPESPRWLMTHGRVPDAETVVSEIERQVAQDRGISLEDPQGTITVHGRPHATIATVARELFQSYPRRTVLGIGLMMTQSFMYNAVSFTYPLLLTKYYAVPSADIGLYILPFALGNFLGPLLLGRLFDTVGRKPMISLTYSVAGILLAGMGYLFWTGSLTLTTHMLLWSAIFFFASAGASAAYLTVSEVFPMEIRAMAIAFFFIVAQGAGVAAPWLYGMLIETSATSVFYGYLLGGGMMLLGAAIELWLGINAEGRSLEQLAPPLSTRASS from the coding sequence ATGCCTACCGATTCCGACGCCCCGATCTCCACCAATATCCCGCAACGAATGGACCGGTTGCCATGGGCTCGCTGGCACTGGTTGGTCGTCGGAGCGCTGGGGATCACGTGGCTGCTTGACGGGCTTGAAGTGTCGATCGTGGCCTCACTCGGCCCGACGTTGACCCACCCTGACGCCTTGCACCTCACGCAATCGGAAGTAGGACTCACGGCGTCCGCCTACTTGGCCGGTTCGGTCCTCGGCGCGCTCCTCTTTTCTTATCTCACCGATCGGCAAGGACGAAAGAAATGGTTCATGATCACCTTGGCGCTGTATCTCACTGCGACGGTCTTGACGGCTTTTTCTTGGGACCTCATGAGCTTCATGTTCTTCCGATTTCTGACCGGCGCCGGCATCGGGGGCGAATACGCAGCCATCAATTCCGCGATCGATGAATTGATTCCCGCCAGAAACCGGGGCCATACAGATCTCGCGATCAACGGAACCTGGTGGCTTGGATCGGCGGCCGGCGCACTGATGACACTGCTCTTGCTGAATCCTGCAATTTTCCCTGAATCCATCGGGTGGCGGCTCTGTTTCGTCCTCGGCGCCCTGCTTGGAGTCGCCATCATCATCGTTCGGCGCGTCATCCCGGAAAGCCCGCGCTGGCTCATGACCCACGGTCGGGTCCCTGATGCGGAAACCGTTGTGTCGGAGATCGAACGACAAGTAGCGCAAGATCGAGGCATATCGCTGGAAGACCCACAAGGCACGATCACGGTACATGGCCGTCCCCATGCGACGATCGCGACCGTGGCGCGAGAGCTGTTTCAGTCTTATCCCAGGCGGACAGTCTTAGGCATAGGGTTGATGATGACACAATCGTTCATGTACAACGCCGTGTCGTTCACCTATCCGCTGCTGCTGACGAAATACTATGCCGTACCGAGTGCCGACATCGGTCTCTACATCCTCCCGTTCGCATTGGGCAATTTTTTAGGGCCGCTCTTGTTAGGACGACTGTTTGATACGGTCGGCCGCAAACCAATGATCAGTCTCACCTACAGTGTCGCCGGGATCCTTTTAGCGGGCATGGGATATTTGTTCTGGACCGGTTCCTTGACCCTCACCACGCATATGCTGTTGTGGTCGGCGATTTTCTTTTTTGCATCGGCCGGAGCCAGCGCCGCCTATCTGACGGTGAGCGAGGTGTTTCCGATGGAGATCCGCGCGATGGCGATCGCCTTTTTCTTCATCGTGGCGCAAGGAGCCGGCGTAGCGGCGCCGTGGCTCTACGGAATGCTCATCGAAACATCAGCCACGAGTGTCTTCTACGGATATCTCTTGGGCGGAGGCATGATGCTCCTCGGTGCGGCGATTGAGCTGTGGCTGGGAATCAATGCGGAAGGGCGATCTCTCGAGCAATTGGCGCCCCCATTATCCACGCGAGCATCGTCTTAA